In a genomic window of Rhopalosiphum maidis isolate BTI-1 chromosome 4, ASM367621v3, whole genome shotgun sequence:
- the LOC113559036 gene encoding uncharacterized protein LOC113559036: MNFENSDDNNVSVEFDFRGDAAPTAMEPYCDDVISDWQQSIINELRINLCREDFIYLNNHKEVEAIVSLLLNDILKKSPKNPYVHAASYLKNPQTAKLVANFKRFEDLQFEDIFKKDCQQYATAATAATIAADIEQVESTVSIYEQTEVLENDETDTMAEKSNLLAWDVLAEEETDNMTVSQKE; encoded by the exons atgaattttgaaaattccgatgataataatgtgtCAGTCGAATTCGACTTCAGGGGGGATGCAGCACCGACAGCCATGGAACCCTATTGTGATGATGTGATAAGCGATTGGcaacaaagtataataaacgaGCTGAGAATAAATCTTTGTCGTGAggattttatatacctaaataaccATAAAGAA GTAGAAGCGATAGTGTCTCTCTTGCTCAATGacatcttaaaaaaatcaccGAAGAATCCATACGTACACGCTGCCAGTTACTTGAAAAATCCACAGACTGCGAAACTTGTGGCTAACTTCAAAAGGTTCGAAGATCTTCAGTTTgaggacatttttaaaaaggaTTGTCAACAATATGCGACAGCGGCAACGGCAGCGACAATAGCAGCTGATATTGAACAAGTCGAGTCAACGGTCAGTATTTACGAACAAACCGAGGTTTTGGAAAATGACGAGACAGATACGATGGCGGAAAAATCTAACTTATTGGCATGGGATGTGCTGGCGGAAGAAGAAACAGATAATATGACGGTTTCCCAAAAAGAGTGA